The following coding sequences lie in one Acidimicrobiia bacterium genomic window:
- the ptsP gene encoding phosphoenolpyruvate--protein phosphotransferase translates to MSSNFKGAAASAGVAVGPAFFYRPVSDEPLPDFDDPAAAFHVAVEATVAELRELQAAATAAERAQAADVMGAQAAMAEDPMMVTEVESRLLAGISLDTATSEVSDQLSSMLASLDDPYLAARSQDVVEVMGRIRTQLSGKERASLALDRPMIIVTDELSAADAVNLDPGRVLGFVTSRGGPTGHVAVIARSLGIPAVVGIAGIAAIVADVIAINGSTGEVVADPDEDTLARFQQAIESEARQREADATYSGRSVFYDGRPIRVAANVGGSEDVAASLHADGIGLYRTEFLFLDRDRPPTEDEQYEAYAEAAASFAHPVVVRTFDIGGDKPAEYLAIEPEENPFLGVRGVRLYESQAELFASQLRALLRAATQGDLWVMIPMVSTVAEVLAVRRAMAQAEDSLAADGTEFGAVKLGVMIEVPSAAISAPQLARHVDFFSIGTNDLTQYTMATDRTSGVLAAYSDPAHPAVLQLCALTAQAATAAGISVAVCGEAGSDPVTAALFLGMGMDKLSVAAPRVNAIRALTDQLDPKRVTAALQRSLGADSASEVREIVGDILP, encoded by the coding sequence ATGAGCAGTAATTTCAAAGGCGCCGCTGCGTCGGCCGGGGTGGCTGTCGGCCCAGCGTTTTTCTATCGGCCGGTATCGGATGAGCCGCTTCCCGACTTCGACGACCCGGCCGCCGCCTTTCATGTCGCAGTTGAAGCGACGGTTGCCGAACTGCGGGAGCTTCAGGCGGCCGCAACCGCGGCGGAGCGTGCGCAAGCGGCCGACGTGATGGGTGCCCAAGCCGCCATGGCTGAGGATCCGATGATGGTTACGGAAGTTGAGTCGCGATTGTTAGCCGGGATAAGCCTCGATACCGCTACGTCTGAAGTCTCAGACCAACTTTCGTCAATGCTGGCATCTCTCGACGACCCGTATTTGGCGGCCCGGTCCCAGGACGTCGTTGAAGTGATGGGCCGAATTCGCACTCAGTTGTCAGGGAAGGAGCGAGCTTCGTTGGCGCTCGACCGACCGATGATCATCGTCACTGACGAACTAAGCGCCGCCGACGCTGTCAATCTTGACCCTGGGCGCGTGCTCGGATTCGTGACATCAAGAGGTGGTCCGACCGGGCACGTTGCGGTTATCGCCCGGTCGCTGGGAATCCCCGCAGTGGTTGGCATCGCCGGCATCGCGGCGATCGTGGCCGACGTAATCGCCATCAACGGGTCAACCGGTGAAGTGGTTGCCGACCCGGATGAAGACACCCTCGCCCGTTTTCAGCAAGCTATCGAGAGCGAAGCTCGCCAACGCGAAGCCGATGCCACCTATTCGGGTCGTTCGGTTTTCTATGACGGGCGACCGATCCGTGTGGCTGCCAATGTCGGAGGGTCAGAAGACGTCGCGGCCAGCCTTCATGCCGACGGCATTGGCCTGTACCGAACCGAGTTCTTGTTTCTCGATCGAGACCGTCCACCCACCGAGGACGAACAGTACGAGGCGTACGCTGAAGCAGCCGCCTCATTCGCACACCCCGTGGTGGTCCGAACGTTTGACATAGGGGGTGACAAGCCAGCCGAATACCTGGCGATTGAGCCAGAGGAGAACCCCTTCTTGGGTGTTCGGGGGGTGCGCCTGTACGAATCGCAGGCGGAACTCTTTGCCAGCCAGCTCCGAGCTCTGCTTCGTGCCGCAACGCAGGGCGACCTTTGGGTGATGATCCCGATGGTGTCGACCGTCGCAGAAGTGTTGGCGGTCCGACGAGCGATGGCGCAGGCCGAGGACTCTCTCGCCGCGGACGGAACCGAATTCGGAGCCGTGAAGCTTGGCGTCATGATCGAGGTTCCGTCGGCGGCGATCTCAGCTCCCCAGCTTGCCCGCCATGTGGACTTCTTCAGTATCGGCACCAACGACCTGACGCAATACACGATGGCCACCGATCGCACCTCGGGGGTCTTGGCCGCCTATTCGGATCCGGCCCATCCGGCTGTTCTTCAATTGTGTGCTCTGACGGCCCAAGCTGCCACAGCCGCGGGCATTTCAGTTGCGGTGTGTGGAGAGGCCGGCTCGGACCCGGTCACGGCAGCGCTGTTTCTTGGCATGGGAATGGACAAGCTGTCGGTGGCCGCCCCGCGAGTTAATGCCATCAGGGCCTTGACCGATCAACTGGACCCCAAACGGGTAACGGCCGCACTCCAGCGTTCGCTCGGGGCGGACTCGGCGAGCGAGGTTCGCGAAATTGTGGGTGACATACTCCCGTGA